In the genome of Marinitoga sp. 38H-ov, one region contains:
- the nadC gene encoding carboxylating nicotinate-nucleotide diphosphorylase, which produces MFDYEIKLLKEWIEKDNNFFDIASYELRNKETTAEILLKNNNVVVSGIEIIQRLLSEYNIYSEFYYNDGDFINNTIIGKIKGNAYNILIVERTMLNVLSLMSAIATKTYNLVSKINGKTKLAATRKVFPGLGNLEKLAVIHGGGDTHRWNLSESIMIKDNHIALYGSIENAINAVKKYKSFTKKIEIEVENEKDTFLAAENNVDIIMLDNFSANDAKELAKKLKYNYPNIIIEVSGGISEDNYLDYVDDNIDIISMGKLTTEIKYVDYSLEV; this is translated from the coding sequence ATGTTTGATTATGAAATAAAATTATTAAAAGAATGGATAGAGAAAGATAATAATTTTTTTGATATAGCATCATATGAATTAAGGAATAAGGAAACAACAGCAGAAATATTATTAAAAAATAATAATGTTGTAGTATCAGGAATAGAAATAATACAAAGATTATTAAGTGAATATAATATTTATTCAGAGTTTTATTATAATGATGGTGATTTTATAAATAATACAATTATAGGAAAAATAAAAGGAAATGCATATAATATATTGATTGTTGAAAGAACAATGCTTAATGTATTATCATTAATGAGTGCTATAGCAACTAAAACATATAATTTAGTAAGTAAAATAAATGGAAAAACAAAACTTGCAGCAACAAGAAAGGTTTTTCCAGGATTGGGTAATTTAGAAAAGTTAGCAGTTATTCATGGTGGTGGAGATACTCATAGATGGAATTTATCTGAAAGTATAATGATAAAAGATAATCATATAGCATTATATGGTTCTATTGAAAATGCAATAAATGCAGTTAAAAAGTATAAATCATTTACAAAAAAAATAGAGATTGAAGTAGAAAATGAAAAAGATACATTTTTAGCAGCAGAAAATAATGTGGATATTATTATGCTTGATAATTTTTCTGCTAATGACGCAAAAGAATTAGCTAAAAAATTAAAATATAACTATCCTAATATTATAATAGAAGTATCTGGTGGTATTAGTGAAGATAATTATTTAGATTATGTTGATGATAATATAGACATTATATCTATGGGTAAATTAACAACAGAAATAAAATATGTTGATTATTCACTTGAGGTTTAA
- a CDS encoding AAA-like domain-containing protein: MRRFCTSGPVDRKTCYYVERPELMEEAIDHIENWRYFTVSAPRQTGKTTFLNDIVEKTKDKYLPIFISFESYDIENKQQFLKVFTEDIIEDINYRHNIDLELKIPTITDEIKDLIKEIHMKTGKEIILMIDEFERFKNSKIINDFLHAIRSIYHKKELHRLRSVILISVGYLSGILEDNASPFNIAEHMEVPYFTKEQVYDLLIQHEKETGQIFEEEVKELIWHNGGGQPGLTNALAYDLVVKKAKNEKIVTKSHFDKTLYDFLKKYINKNIENVISKAKNEKDLIMQILFEPDKIEFDISDERIKYLYLNGVIDECNGYCCVKVPLYYKKLYNHFKPQVNGEKTYMATIKDTIRPYIKDDGSLDLNKLLKRYIKYIKQRGAVMFKGRNYYEGVYQYNLDQFLSLYIEAAEGKVYPETQVGGGRIDLLINFNNKEYLIEVKVDITGNEYEKAKKQLIEYIKRNDLNEGWLIVYSSSIEDFEYILEKYEDKKLHIWFIKTNFESPSKVQ; encoded by the coding sequence ATGAGAAGATTTTGTACAAGCGGACCTGTTGATAGAAAAACATGTTATTATGTAGAAAGACCAGAATTAATGGAAGAAGCAATTGATCATATAGAAAATTGGAGATACTTTACAGTTTCTGCACCAAGACAAACGGGAAAAACTACATTTTTAAATGATATAGTTGAAAAAACAAAAGATAAATATTTGCCTATATTCATATCCTTTGAAAGTTATGATATAGAAAACAAACAACAATTTCTAAAGGTATTTACAGAGGATATAATTGAAGATATTAATTATAGACATAATATAGATTTAGAATTAAAAATACCAACTATTACCGATGAAATAAAAGATTTAATAAAAGAAATACATATGAAAACAGGAAAAGAAATAATATTAATGATAGATGAGTTTGAAAGATTTAAAAATTCTAAAATAATAAATGATTTTTTACATGCAATAAGAAGTATATATCATAAAAAAGAGTTACATAGATTAAGAAGTGTAATACTAATAAGCGTAGGATATTTAAGTGGAATATTAGAAGATAATGCAAGTCCATTTAATATAGCAGAGCATATGGAAGTGCCATATTTTACAAAAGAACAGGTATATGACTTATTAATACAACATGAAAAAGAAACAGGACAGATATTTGAAGAAGAAGTAAAAGAGCTCATATGGCATAATGGTGGGGGACAACCAGGATTAACCAATGCATTAGCATATGATTTAGTAGTCAAAAAAGCAAAAAATGAAAAGATAGTAACAAAATCCCATTTTGACAAGACACTATATGATTTTCTGAAAAAGTATATAAATAAAAACATAGAAAATGTAATATCAAAAGCAAAAAATGAAAAAGATTTAATAATGCAGATTTTATTTGAACCAGATAAAATAGAATTTGATATAAGTGATGAAAGAATAAAATATTTATATTTAAATGGAGTAATAGATGAGTGTAATGGATATTGTTGTGTGAAAGTACCGTTGTATTATAAAAAATTATACAATCATTTCAAACCACAAGTAAATGGAGAAAAAACTTACATGGCAACAATAAAGGATACAATAAGGCCATATATAAAAGATGATGGAAGCTTAGATTTAAATAAACTACTAAAAAGATATATAAAATATATAAAACAAAGAGGAGCGGTAATGTTTAAAGGAAGGAATTATTATGAAGGAGTATATCAATATAATCTTGATCAATTTTTAAGTTTATACATAGAAGCAGCAGAAGGAAAAGTATATCCAGAAACGCAGGTAGGTGGAGGAAGGATAGACTTATTAATAAACTTTAATAACAAAGAGTATTTAATAGAAGTAAAGGTTGATATAACAGGAAATGAATATGAAAAAGCGAAAAAACAATTAATAGAATACATAAAAAGGAATGATTTAAATGAAGGATGGTTAATAGTATATTCAAGTTCAATAGAAGATTTTGAATATATATTGGAAAAATATGAAGATAAAAAATTGCATATATGGTTTATAAAAACAAACTTTGAAAGTCCATCGAAAGTACAATAA
- a CDS encoding Kiwa anti-phage protein KwaB-like domain-containing protein, whose protein sequence is MKNVFEEIKSKLDSASIKIYLFEKKETKKVPFVVYKLLFGTDIREKISKILMDEIDNYINQIEELNNKIPDYNPDEEQPIFKINTSEIKDFQEIYPYITEEKEPEIISKDTLNEINKIKAWIIKIEFESDKITKQFLFFQKFIKSQFMHTKKMFFILDNDEFKLVKDNILGMGNTFDIILMDNFFISKNLSKFEYIFNFVEYYQNESKDFINSFEQITFLKIDNEAKNKILSKIETSKRFAHKLYTAQRNKYYKKIDMEKLKILKKDIPIGVEIKNNKIIIDKNTDLDDLVKVLNDDYEQSLITENKYISHKKEKL, encoded by the coding sequence ATGAAGAATGTTTTTGAAGAAATTAAATCTAAATTAGATAGTGCTTCAATAAAGATTTATCTATTTGAAAAAAAAGAAACGAAAAAAGTACCTTTCGTTGTCTATAAATTACTTTTTGGTACAGATATCAGGGAAAAGATATCGAAAATTTTAATGGATGAGATTGACAATTATATAAACCAAATAGAAGAATTAAATAATAAGATACCTGATTACAATCCTGATGAAGAACAACCTATTTTTAAAATTAATACCTCTGAAATAAAAGATTTTCAAGAAATATATCCGTATATTACTGAGGAAAAAGAACCTGAAATAATATCAAAGGATACTTTAAATGAAATTAATAAAATAAAAGCTTGGATAATAAAAATCGAATTTGAAAGTGATAAAATTACAAAACAATTTTTATTTTTTCAAAAATTTATTAAATCACAATTTATGCATACAAAAAAGATGTTCTTTATTTTAGATAATGATGAGTTTAAACTAGTAAAAGATAATATATTGGGAATGGGAAATACATTCGATATTATATTAATGGATAATTTTTTCATATCAAAAAACTTATCAAAATTTGAATATATTTTTAATTTTGTTGAATATTATCAAAATGAATCAAAAGATTTTATTAATTCGTTCGAACAAATTACATTCTTAAAAATAGATAATGAGGCAAAGAATAAAATATTGTCTAAAATAGAAACATCAAAACGATTTGCACACAAACTGTATACTGCACAAAGAAATAAATATTATAAAAAAATTGATATGGAAAAATTAAAAATTTTAAAAAAAGATATACCAATTGGTGTAGAGATTAAAAATAATAAAATAATTATTGATAAAAATACTGATTTGGATGATTTAGTTAAAGTTCTGAATGATGACTACGAACAATCGTTAATAACAGAGAATAAATATATATCGCATAAAAAAGAGAAATTATAA
- a CDS encoding DUF2188 domain-containing protein, translating into MGKKKNQHVVPHNGGWAVRGEGNKKVTKKFDTQKDAIDFGKEIAKNQKSELIIHRKDGKIRDKNSYGNDPYPPKG; encoded by the coding sequence ATGGGTAAAAAAAAGAATCAACACGTGGTTCCTCATAATGGAGGTTGGGCAGTTAGAGGTGAAGGAAATAAAAAAGTAACTAAAAAATTTGATACTCAAAAAGACGCAATAGACTTTGGAAAAGAAATAGCTAAAAACCAAAAAAGTGAATTAATAATTCATAGGAAAGACGGAAAAATAAGAGATAAGAATAGTTATGGTAATGATCCATATCCACCTAAAGGCTAA
- a CDS encoding metalloregulator ArsR/SmtB family transcription factor, giving the protein MKKKKNIEICQTIEVHEDIIRKVQENTPNEEILNNLSELFKIIGDKTRMKILYTLMQVDEICVCDISAVLNMSISAISHQLRILRQSNLVKFRKTGKVVYYSLNDNHVKELIEIGYIHVNE; this is encoded by the coding sequence ATGAAAAAAAAGAAGAATATTGAAATATGTCAGACTATTGAAGTACATGAAGATATTATAAGAAAAGTTCAAGAAAATACTCCTAATGAGGAGATTTTAAATAATTTAAGCGAATTATTTAAAATAATAGGGGATAAAACTAGAATGAAAATCTTGTATACATTAATGCAAGTAGATGAAATATGTGTATGTGATATATCAGCTGTTCTTAATATGTCAATATCTGCTATTTCTCATCAATTAAGAATATTAAGACAAAGTAATTTAGTTAAATTTAGAAAAACAGGAAAAGTTGTATACTATTCTTTAAACGATAATCATGTAAAAGAATTAATTGAAATTGGATACATACATGTTAATGAATAA
- the nadX gene encoding aspartate dehydrogenase, translated as MKLFFLGGGNSAKIILEEMYDYIEKAYIFDKNKEQVDKLKYIFDNVEYKEINEIKDLEVDYVIEAASVEALKEYGLKILDMNKDLIVLSTGAFADKIFREKFLSRIKNNNINNKVYVVSGAIGGIDLINAIYDKIDSITLTTRKPPKSLGLEIAEEKIIFEGNAVDAINRFPKNVNVAVTLSLAVRSFEKVNVRIVADPNIERNIHSINIISKAGNYNFEFENYPSNNPKTSYLAPLSIVGLLRNLNNNFRIGG; from the coding sequence ATGAAATTATTTTTTCTTGGTGGAGGTAATTCAGCAAAAATCATTTTAGAAGAAATGTATGATTATATTGAAAAAGCTTATATATTTGATAAAAACAAAGAACAAGTTGATAAACTAAAGTATATTTTTGATAATGTTGAATACAAAGAGATAAATGAAATAAAAGATTTAGAAGTTGATTATGTTATTGAGGCTGCATCTGTTGAAGCATTAAAAGAATACGGTTTAAAAATATTAGATATGAATAAAGATTTGATAGTATTGAGTACAGGAGCTTTTGCAGATAAAATTTTTAGAGAAAAATTTTTGAGTAGGATTAAAAATAATAATATTAATAATAAAGTATATGTAGTTTCTGGTGCTATTGGAGGTATTGATTTAATAAATGCAATATATGATAAGATTGATAGCATTACTTTAACTACAAGAAAACCACCAAAGAGTTTAGGTTTAGAAATTGCAGAAGAAAAGATAATTTTTGAAGGAAATGCAGTTGATGCAATTAATAGATTTCCAAAAAATGTAAATGTTGCAGTTACATTGTCTTTAGCAGTAAGAAGTTTTGAAAAGGTTAATGTTAGAATAGTAGCAGATCCTAATATAGAAAGAAATATACATAGTATAAATATAATATCAAAAGCAGGAAATTATAATTTTGAATTTGAAAATTATCCTTCTAATAATCCAAAAACAAGTTATTTAGCTCCATTATCTATAGTAGGATTGTTGAGAAATTTAAATAATAATTTTAGAATAGGAGGTTAA
- a CDS encoding DUF2922 domain-containing protein gives MAKKLRMTFVNTVDGKRKTIYLNDPRADLTETEVQNAMDSFIGVLVPAGYEKDNATIVDTTSNELFDLIQ, from the coding sequence ATGGCAAAGAAATTAAGAATGACATTTGTAAATACAGTAGATGGAAAAAGAAAAACAATATATTTAAATGATCCAAGAGCAGATTTAACAGAAACAGAAGTACAAAACGCAATGGATTCATTTATAGGAGTATTAGTTCCAGCAGGGTATGAAAAAGATAATGCAACAATAGTAGATACAACATCAAATGAATTATTTGATTTAATTCAGTAA
- a CDS encoding type II toxin-antitoxin system PemK/MazF family toxin — translation MSNNKITIADVKKNIENIVENIKNILNNVNLKNNNLKKINNLFVEFEKHLNKSLEDFSFKYENLPRFKKGDIIYVDFGLILGSEQMGKRPAVVLEKYNSPKAHTLIVAPITTFNGKGTNKNFNGLIKVDDIPELKDNSCINLMHIRAISKLRLRKHKDFGNKYIYSKLKTKHLIELDDALSQIFIGKAEKKSKTKE, via the coding sequence ATGTCCAATAATAAGATTACAATTGCTGATGTGAAGAAAAATATAGAGAATATAGTAGAAAACATAAAGAATATTCTAAATAATGTTAATCTTAAAAATAATAATCTTAAAAAGATAAATAATCTTTTTGTTGAATTTGAAAAGCATTTAAATAAAAGTTTAGAAGATTTTTCTTTCAAATATGAAAATCTTCCACGATTCAAAAAAGGAGACATAATTTATGTAGATTTTGGTTTGATATTAGGTTCTGAGCAAATGGGGAAAAGGCCTGCTGTTGTTTTAGAAAAATACAATTCACCTAAAGCACATACGTTAATTGTAGCACCTATTACAACTTTTAATGGAAAGGGAACAAATAAAAATTTTAACGGATTAATTAAAGTTGATGATATTCCAGAATTAAAAGATAATAGCTGTATAAACTTAATGCATATTAGGGCGATAAGTAAATTAAGATTAAGAAAGCATAAAGATTTTGGGAATAAGTATATATATTCAAAACTGAAAACCAAGCATTTAATAGAGTTAGATGATGCTCTTTCACAAATCTTTATAGGGAAAGCAGAGAAAAAAAGCAAAACAAAAGAATAA
- the nadA gene encoding quinolinate synthase NadA, producing the protein MITDTAIEKELIEKIKELKEKKEYTILGHNYIIPELQDLSDITGDSLQLARLATEIENDKILFLGVDFMAETLKILNPSKKIIVPTKGSTCPMANSLTPEIIKSFKEKYPNAPVVLYVNSTAECKVLADYTCTSANAVDIVSKIDSDIILFGPDKNLGSYVAEKTGKTIITIPGDTGYCYVHNRFSVKDVDIAREKYPNAKIIVHPEAPKEVRDLCEYIGSTGQMMRFPKEDNTKEYIIGTEIGMIHKLSKTFKDKKFYPLKELGICNNMKKNNLKNVYEALLNEENEILLDDEIMEKAKIPIINMFKLMEE; encoded by the coding sequence ATGATTACAGATACTGCTATTGAAAAAGAATTAATAGAAAAAATAAAAGAATTAAAAGAAAAAAAAGAATATACTATTTTAGGTCATAATTATATAATTCCAGAATTACAAGATTTATCTGATATAACAGGAGATTCATTACAATTAGCAAGATTAGCTACAGAAATAGAAAACGATAAAATTCTATTTCTCGGTGTAGATTTTATGGCAGAAACATTAAAAATATTAAATCCTAGTAAGAAAATAATAGTTCCAACAAAAGGTTCAACATGTCCTATGGCAAATTCTTTAACACCGGAGATAATAAAATCTTTTAAAGAAAAATATCCTAATGCACCAGTTGTATTATATGTTAATAGCACTGCAGAATGTAAAGTATTAGCAGATTATACATGTACCTCTGCTAATGCGGTTGACATTGTAAGTAAAATAGATTCTGATATTATATTATTTGGTCCAGATAAGAATTTAGGTTCATATGTTGCAGAAAAAACAGGAAAAACTATTATAACAATACCTGGGGATACTGGATATTGTTATGTTCATAATAGATTTTCTGTAAAAGACGTAGATATTGCAAGAGAAAAATATCCTAATGCAAAGATTATTGTGCATCCTGAAGCTCCAAAAGAAGTTAGGGACTTATGTGAATATATTGGTAGTACTGGACAAATGATGAGATTCCCAAAAGAAGATAATACAAAAGAGTATATTATTGGGACAGAAATAGGAATGATTCATAAATTGTCTAAAACATTTAAAGATAAAAAATTCTATCCTTTAAAAGAATTAGGTATATGTAATAATATGAAAAAGAACAATTTGAAAAATGTATATGAAGCATTGTTAAATGAAGAAAATGAAATTCTTTTAGATGATGAAATAATGGAAAAAGCTAAAATCCCTATAATTAATATGTTTAAATTGATGGAGGAATAA
- a CDS encoding AAA family ATPase — MKLKRLPIGKSDFKDIIKNDIYYIDKSLLIKEIIESGDSILITRPRRFGKTLNMSMMKYFFSNEEDNKHLFKNLKIWQEKEIIEKYLNKYPVIYITFKDAKADNIKLLKDIIIEAIAKVYILNEKIMEKLYEPEKEVYNKIMYKKAEEAEYINSLKNMSEYLYRYYGQKVILLIDEYDTPIQQSYLNGYYKEFINFMGNMLGCALKDNEYLEKGVLTGITRVAKESIFTGVNNLDVSTVLGDLFKDKFGLTWEEVEETLKYYGLEYEKEKVIEWYNGYNFGGLKIYNPYSIINLARNKGKIEYYWINTSGNELIKRLIKQSTAEVKTKIEELIEGKTIESSIDENLVYGDLDKSTEESIWTLFLFTGYLTWVEHTGEEGEPRYSLRITNKETLQFFKKTVVDIIKESKIHYESILMELIHENYEEFKIAFKKIVERTISYFDVSGEEPERFYHGLILGMIVGLSKKYIVKSNREAGYGRADVILIPKEKKEPGIIFEFKKHYIKEGDLKSSAELGIKQIEEKGYEEEIKSYGIEKVIKVAIAFDKKNVEIIVK, encoded by the coding sequence ATGAAATTAAAAAGATTACCAATAGGGAAAAGTGATTTTAAAGATATAATTAAAAATGATATTTATTATATAGATAAAAGCTTGTTAATAAAAGAAATAATAGAAAGTGGAGATTCAATATTAATAACCCGTCCAAGAAGGTTTGGGAAAACATTAAATATGAGCATGATGAAATATTTTTTTAGTAATGAAGAGGATAACAAACATTTATTTAAAAACCTGAAGATATGGCAGGAAAAAGAGATAATAGAAAAATATTTAAATAAATATCCTGTAATATATATAACCTTTAAAGATGCAAAAGCAGATAATATAAAATTATTAAAAGATATAATTATAGAAGCGATAGCAAAAGTATATATATTAAATGAAAAAATAATGGAAAAATTATATGAACCAGAAAAAGAAGTGTATAACAAAATAATGTACAAAAAAGCGGAGGAAGCAGAATATATAAATAGTCTAAAAAATATGTCAGAATATTTATACCGATACTATGGCCAAAAAGTAATACTATTAATAGACGAATACGACACACCGATACAACAATCATATTTAAATGGATATTATAAAGAATTCATAAATTTCATGGGAAACATGTTAGGATGTGCATTAAAAGACAATGAGTATTTAGAAAAGGGAGTATTAACAGGAATAACAAGGGTGGCAAAAGAAAGCATATTTACAGGAGTAAATAATCTTGATGTCTCAACAGTATTAGGTGATTTGTTCAAAGATAAATTTGGATTAACCTGGGAAGAAGTAGAAGAAACATTAAAATATTATGGATTGGAATATGAAAAAGAAAAGGTAATAGAATGGTATAACGGATATAATTTTGGAGGACTGAAAATATATAATCCATATTCAATAATAAACCTGGCAAGGAATAAAGGAAAAATAGAATATTACTGGATAAACACAAGTGGAAATGAATTAATAAAAAGATTGATAAAACAGAGTACAGCAGAAGTAAAAACAAAAATAGAAGAATTAATAGAAGGAAAAACAATAGAAAGTAGTATAGATGAAAACTTAGTATATGGAGATTTAGACAAGAGTACAGAAGAAAGCATATGGACATTATTTCTATTCACAGGATATCTGACATGGGTAGAACACACAGGAGAAGAAGGAGAGCCAAGATATAGTCTTAGAATAACAAACAAAGAAACATTACAATTCTTCAAAAAAACAGTGGTGGATATAATAAAAGAAAGTAAAATACATTATGAAAGTATATTAATGGAATTAATACATGAAAACTATGAAGAATTCAAAATAGCCTTCAAAAAAATAGTGGAAAGAACAATAAGTTATTTTGACGTAAGTGGAGAAGAACCAGAAAGATTTTATCATGGGTTAATATTAGGAATGATAGTAGGATTAAGCAAAAAATACATAGTAAAAAGCAACAGAGAAGCAGGATATGGAAGAGCAGATGTAATATTAATACCAAAAGAAAAAAAAGAACCTGGAATAATATTTGAATTCAAAAAACATTATATAAAAGAAGGAGATTTAAAAAGTAGTGCTGAATTAGGAATAAAACAAATAGAAGAAAAAGGATATGAAGAAGAAATAAAAAGTTATGGGATAGAAAAGGTAATAAAAGTGGCTATTGCATTTGATAAAAAGAATGTGGAAATAATTGTGAAATAA
- a CDS encoding AAA-like domain-containing protein produces the protein MRRFCTSGPVDRKTCYYVERPELMKEALDHIENWRYFTVSAPRQSGKTTFLNDIVEKIKEKYLPIFISFESFGNIKIEEKFIKQFTKKIKNFFDFNMKIEFEPKKIAAISDLDEYIMDINEKFGKEVILMIDEFEILEEKLMNEFLHVIRDIYHSRQGYKLRSVILISVGYLSGVLEDNASPFNIAEHMEVPYFTKEQVYDLLNQHEKETGQVFEEKVKELIWHNAGGQPGLTNALAYDLVAKKAKGEKIITEKHFEKTLYDFMHQYIDKNISNIISKAEKEKELIMKILFEPESVEFNIYDERINYLYLNGVIDNCEGKCCVRVPLYYKALYDRFKPQVNGEKTYMATIKDTIKPYIREDGSLDLNKLLKRYIEYIKQRGAIMFKGRNYYEGVYQYNLDQFLSLYVEAIDGKVYPETEVGGGRIDLLINLNNKEYLIEVKVDITGNEYEKAKKQLIEYIKRKGLKEGWLIVYSNTIEDFEYITEEKDGVKIHVLFIKTNFESPSKIM, from the coding sequence ATGAGAAGATTTTGTACAAGCGGACCTGTTGATAGGAAAACATGTTATTATGTGGAAAGACCGGAATTGATGAAAGAAGCACTTGATCATATAGAAAATTGGAGATATTTCACAGTCTCTGCACCAAGACAGAGCGGAAAAACAACATTCTTGAATGATATAGTTGAGAAAATAAAAGAAAAATATTTGCCAATATTTATATCTTTTGAAAGTTTTGGGAATATAAAAATTGAAGAAAAGTTTATAAAACAATTCACTAAAAAGATTAAAAATTTCTTTGATTTTAATATGAAGATAGAATTTGAACCAAAAAAGATAGCAGCAATAAGCGATCTGGATGAATATATAATGGATATAAATGAAAAATTTGGAAAAGAAGTAATATTAATGATAGATGAATTTGAAATATTAGAAGAAAAATTAATGAATGAATTTTTGCATGTAATAAGAGATATATATCATTCAAGGCAAGGTTATAAACTAAGAAGCGTAATATTAATAAGTGTAGGATATTTAAGTGGAGTATTGGAAGACAATGCAAGTCCGTTTAACATAGCAGAACATATGGAAGTGCCGTATTTTACAAAAGAACAGGTATATGACTTATTAAACCAACATGAAAAAGAAACAGGGCAGGTGTTTGAAGAAAAAGTAAAAGAACTAATATGGCATAATGCGGGAGGGCAGCCGGGATTAACCAATGCACTGGCATATGATTTAGTGGCAAAAAAGGCAAAAGGAGAAAAGATAATAACAGAAAAACATTTTGAAAAAACATTATATGATTTTATGCATCAATATATAGATAAAAATATATCAAATATAATATCAAAAGCAGAAAAAGAAAAAGAATTAATAATGAAAATATTATTTGAACCAGAAAGTGTTGAATTCAATATATATGATGAAAGAATAAATTACTTATACTTAAATGGAGTAATAGATAATTGTGAAGGGAAATGTTGTGTAAGAGTGCCGTTATATTACAAAGCATTATATGACAGATTTAAACCACAAGTAAATGGAGAAAAAACTTACATGGCAACAATAAAGGATACAATAAAGCCGTATATAAGAGAAGATGGTAGTCTTGATTTAAATAAATTACTAAAAAGATATATAGAATATATAAAACAAAGAGGAGCGATAATGTTTAAAGGAAGGAATTATTATGAAGGAGTATATCAATATAATCTGGATCAATTTCTAAGCTTATACGTAGAAGCGATAGATGGAAAAGTATATCCAGAAACAGAAGTAGGCGGAGGAAGGATAGATTTATTAATAAACCTGAATAACAAAGAATATTTAATAGAAGTAAAGGTTGATATAACAGGAAATGAATATGAAAAAGCAAAAAAACAATTAATAGAATACATAAAAAGAAAAGGATTAAAAGAAGGATGGTTGATTGTATATTCAAATACAATAGAAGATTTTGAATATATTACAGAAGAAAAAGATGGAGTAAAAATTCATGTGTTGTTTATAAAAACAAACTTTGAAAGTCCATCAAAAATTATGTGA
- a CDS encoding DUF1659 domain-containing protein, protein MATKVNLGDKVRISFDYGVDGNGKQIIKRKAFPIIAGATDEQVYTAASKFASLCEKTLVEIEKIENYELQA, encoded by the coding sequence ATGGCAACTAAAGTTAATTTAGGAGACAAAGTTAGAATATCATTTGATTATGGAGTAGATGGAAATGGGAAACAAATTATAAAAAGGAAAGCATTTCCAATAATAGCAGGAGCAACAGATGAACAAGTATATACAGCAGCAAGTAAATTTGCATCATTATGTGAAAAAACATTAGTAGAAATTGAAAAAATAGAAAATTATGAATTACAAGCATAA